GTCCGGTTGCATGGGCTGTTTTTGTTTGTTAGGCGGGCTTACCGGCGGCAGTCGCTACTTAGTATTTTGCGAGAAGAGCTGGAGTCAGGAACCCAGTCTCGAACTGTTGTAAATCATGTGCCTGGTTGATACGCCAGGTACAGATCTGGAAATACCCCTGTGTGTACAACCTCATGGGCCATAGTCTAACACGTTGTATCCTCCCTTCCAGGCACAACTCAATCATCATTCAGTAGGACTAGACCAGATAGCCCTCTGTCGATGAGTTGGGGCGCTTAATGAGTGTAAATTGTTGGGAAGATATTCGAACGGACCTTAAAAAGGCCTATGTTTGTTCGCGCTTGTTCTTTTAGGATGCTGGTCATACCTATAATGCATTTCTATTCCGACGCTCAGAAATAAATTAACTTTTTTTTTGCACAATAAATGATAGCTTCCCAAGCATTCGATACTCTCATACAACCACAATACCTAAAACACCTCAAGACATGGGCCATGAGATGGACTTTGCGACGAAGTATCGGATTTGACTGATATAATTAACGTGACTTCGGCATAAGACTAAAGAATCTAACTAACCACAAGCTGATTTTCCATAAGTGAATTATTGTGTTACGCTTCGCGCTTGGAGCTCAAAATTACTCAAGCCTGAAGCGCTTAGTAGATCTCTAGATTTGTAAACATATCAACCTGAATGATCATGACTTGTGTGGTGGCAAAGTAGCAGTAAAGCAACTTAAGCCCTTGACCTCTTGAATTACACGTGCATGCTAAAATCCCACTGAAGCTAGTGTTGTAGCTCGGCTTGGCTCCTCTCCAAGCTGAAGATGCGCATTCCATCTATCAAGTGGAGCAAGTAGATAGGACTTTCGCTTTCTGATCCATGATTCAAACAGACTTGATATATTTCGAGCGCTCATTTTCCTAGGCTTTCTATTGCCGGTACCGGTAAACGATCACGACGAAACCACAAATCGTGTCCGGTTGATACTATCCCACGACATAAACCAAGCAGTAAGCACCCAGCACCGGTTTCAAACACGAGGCTGCGCTGGAGGCTCAAGAATCCTAAACTCACAATTTCAGTACCCAGAAAATTATCCCGATGCCTTTAAAATAAATGCATTTTTCTGAACAAAATTGAAGAGCGGAATAAGCATGATTAGGACCAAATCGTCACACGTTTGCGGCAGTACCCAACGTGGGATCGCCACAAGGCGGGGTAAATATATTCAGATGATCATCTTGAGTCTCGACACTGGACAATCGACTCATGTATCGATCGCCGGCGTGCGCAAGTAATTTAGTCACACATCTGTCACGTTTATCTCGGCTACAGAAATCTATCGAGAACTGGGGTTGCATGTACCGTATGGGCCTAGGACCAAGCGTGGGCAGTAAAGTTTATGACTAATATAAATACATATGAACGGCGAGGTGGAGGCTCGATTTCGGTGTGTCGCCATACCCCATTATCAATCTTCGATACATATATACAGGAAGGAGCGGAAACACTATGGGCTACGCCCACATGTCCACTAGGCCTCGGAAGTGGGCTAGTAGGGAGCATGTATGCCTTTAGGAAGGTGAAGCGACGGTGAACAATTGACAGTTGCGTCTCGCTCCCCATGAGGACCAGGAAGCCAACGAAGTCAGCCAATCAGGGCAGAAGTTCGGAAAAACCCTGTGCTGCGAGGTGTGATTTGTTCTTTTAAAAATGTACATCTCCAAGGGGCATTTGACGATCATACCTTGCAGAATAGCGACATAAATGTCTGGGATTCAGGACAAAGATAAGGCAGCCAAATTAAATGTTCCTGACGGATGTCGGGTATCAGGGCTCACAGACAAAAAAAGAGCCTGGAACTGGACGTACGTGAAACCGGTACCGAGCGGAGATGGCTCCTGCCAACATGCACCCCTGAGTTGACATCTCCAGCCGATAAGACCAAAACATGACAGTCCAGAGTAACCCATGGCGTGATTTGTTGACCAACCGAACCATAAGCATAAATTTTTTTTTAGGTAAAATCAACCCCATGCGGTCCGGACTTTCGTGGGGGAAGGGGGGGGGTATGTAGATTACCCCAAGCGCTCAATATAATAACCGATTTCCCAACGAACAAACCGAACGTTTGCAATGCCCTGGTCGACTGGCAAGTTGAAGCTGATACTGAATTGGGCGTCAATCAATAAAGGAGCTTTCGTGGATCTTCGCGATGACCGAGCACAAGGCATTTAGACAGCATTGCCTCGGTCTTGACATTCGAGTTTAAGCTGTCCGTAGATTGCATTATGCCCGAACAAACAAAGAGTAAAGAGGCGtgttggggggggggggctgTCACCGACCAGTGTCACGTTCCCTTCACCAACACTTGGATCCTTGCCACCAGCGGGTGAGATGAAAAAACATTGCATAAATGAAGTCACCTAGCGGTCCAGACGCCTCGTCGTTGGGCTGGGTAGGTTGATTTGTGCAAGTGTTCCAACATCTGTGGGTTTCACCAATTTGGTTGGAGGCGAATTGTGAGGTTAAGACGTATTATTAAGCATTATGATCCTGTTGGCTGAGATGGAAAAAGGGGAACATTCATGACGTTTCAGGTCGGAAAATATGATGAATATGATGCAAACTGTCGTTCTGTAGGCTAGACTTAGCCTATGGATAAACCTAGATTCGGAACTCTCCTCGAGAACGAGCAATTCGCTCCCCTGGCCTCCGACATGAATAACTCGATAAATTCTAGTGCAGTTCAGTTTTATTGAACTCTGCGTGAGGATTCCACGTTTTTGTTCGAAGTGAGTTGTAGAGACAGGAATACAGGGTCTTGACAATGCCATTGACGTATGTCGATCAAAGAGTACGTCGATCTcggtgagtatatgcgtgagAAGTAGCTAGTACAAATACACTGTTTAAGCGGAGCATGTTGACGCTCATTTTGGACGAGTGATATTGGGTCGTAAGCCTGTGGTTAGATAACCGACTTCAACGCCGTGGAATACATGTTGAAAATATAGTTATGCGTGGAACTAGTGTATCTGCCAACGTTGCACCAGTGGCGATATAGGATCCAGTGGGTGCGCAGGCTGAATTTCTTTAAATGAATGTTTGATCTCGCCTATGAGGGTCACAAGTCATTATCATCGCCAAGTTATGTGATAGTTGCGGGGCAAATGTGGAGCTGCAATGCAGTCAGAAGTTGGGTAGAGGGACATAGCAACCTGATCGAGGTTTAATTGATCATCGAGGGTCAAGTTGTGGAGAGAGAAGTCTGGCTTGTCCTTCCTTCGCACTCTCCACCATATTTTGGTACGCGACTCCTATCTGCCATTATAATAATTGGACTGTAAATCAAGCAGGAATATTACAGAGGAAGAAAGTGGAGGAGAGAAGGATTCGATACTGTCAAGAGAGGGGCCAAGAGTGGGGCTGTTGCTTAAATGCTAACCTTTATGGTCAAGCCATAGTAAGGTTGAGATTGTCGTTACCCAAATAGATCAATGAACATGACGCAATGCTCGGTCCGCTTGGGATCGGCCTCGGTGGAGAGGGTTCGCAACTTCGTTGCCACGATTCGAACCCGGTGGCGATTGGGTTGTGCGCGCGAACCCCCTATCTGGGAGCAAAGGAATGGCAATGAATACGATACTTTAGTCGGAACTGGCTCACATGGCAATGTGCCGGAGTTATACGGTGAATATATGATATGATTGATCTGGAAGTTTGTGAGATTAGCGATGTGTCTTGTACAAGATGCTCGGCAGAGATTTGAGGCGTCGTACGGCTGTCACATGAGATATATGACGTGGGAGATGACGAGACAGGTCGCGGCCATGGCGGCAACgggtgagtatatgcgtagaAGCCGCGTAGATGGTGCGATAGGGAGGGCTTCACACGTGGGGCATAGCCACCAAACTAGTAGTCGGGCCGACAGGATCTGTCACAAAGGTCTCACACTCGATACTAGAAGAACCGAAGGAACGGACTGTGTGAGTGGACTGACATCACTGGCGTAGGTTTCCGAAAGGAAATGGTCACTGATCTTAGGGTCCTTCCCAGGGAGCGGCTCCTGCGATCGAGGTGTGTTTCGGAACACCTGGAATTGGGAGACCCCCGAGTTAGCTTTTTGGAACTTGGCCCTGTTCTGTCGACCATACTCTGCATTTAAGCCTGAGCGCTGGCGCACCTCTCCAGGTTTGGCCCCGACGACGACATCAACGCCCACTGCGGCAACAGCGAGTACCGTTTCTGTAGCGGCAAACGTATTCATTCCGGCGGAAACGGGGCCAAGACTTACCTTACGCTCACGCCAATGCCCATGACATCCCTCGCCCCGCGTCCCGGCCCGGCTGTTATCCAACGCGCCAACTCATTGCAGGCGTCGGATACATCACACACAAGCGCCTCTACGACTGATGCGAGTACATCGAATACCAGTGCTTCGACGTCGCCAACCAAGCCCTCACCGGTATCGAGCATAGGAGAGAGTATCGGCTCCAGCCCCATAGTGCCCGCCCAACTGTGCACAATCCCTCTACGAGTTGCCCGCCCACTTCCCATTCCCCCCACCCCATCACCCGCGCTCACTTCTACCAGCACCCTCAAGCTCTCCCACCAAGAGTCCCAGAGCACCCTGGGGAAATCTTCCCTCAAACCTTCCATTTCTCACTCTCAGACCGCTCAAAGACGGGATCGTAGCCGGCCTCCGCCCTCCTCGTACATCCCGCATCAGGCCGATGATGACCGTTGGGTTTCCATATCGGTGTTACCAGCACTTGCCGAACGCACAGACACTAGTAAGTCCCGAATGTCAGCATACCAACACCAGACTCTGACCGCCAACCAAATTTCTACTTCTGTTTCCCTCGTGTTACATTTCTGATCCACGAATATATTCAACCTCGTGTTTCGACTTCTTCAGGCGAGCGCCAAGTGAACACCGGTGCTCGAGTGACGAAGCACAAGCGCTCTGCCTCGGCTGGTCCGAAACTCGCCAATAACCCACCTGTTAATCCGACCGACACCAAAGCGGCATTCCCCAAGCACACCACCCGAATAACGCCCACTCCCAAAGCGCTTCCGGATTTGCCATCCCACACACAGCCGGTCACTATACGTCAAAATGAAACCTCCTGGAAGCTCGAGTTTCGAGGGGTGGTTAAACTGGTCAGATGGGTTTCGCGTCGCGACAAACGCGCTGAAAGCGGAGTGGAGGACGAGAGGGCAGAGGATCTGGACGAGAAAGAACTCAGCATGGATAGAAAAGGCTATTCAGTTGCATCGCTCGGCCGGAAGAGTCGGGATAGCTCTGCTAAACCTCGCCCCATCACTGGCTCCGCAGGGGTAGCGTCTAGGCCTCGTCCAATAAGCTTGGCTCGGCCGCACCCCAAGTTGGACCTCGTGAGCGACAAAGATGAAGAGGGCAAAGAACCTAACAAGAGGAGGTTGACCAAATCGAATCCTATCATGTTTGGGAGGACTAGTAACGAGCTCAAAAAACAACCGAGCATCGAACTCAAGAAGGAAGGCTCGAAAACTGGGCCTGCCAACCGGTCGGGACGACGATCGAGCTCAGATGCCGCGCGGAAAGTGCTGTCGGGCGCAACTCTCGGTATCGGTCGGCAACCGGGCGCTGAAGGAACAAGTAGGCCAACCGTTGAAGCGGACTTGGGAATGGCGCTCAATGGCGGAGGTGTTTTTGTGCCAGAAGCCTCGCTCTCTGTATCTTCGAACTCCGCTCTAGCTTCGTTCATCGCTCCTGTTGAACCTGCTGCAGGCCCATCGACTCTGAGAAGTAGTACTGCACCCGTTTCGACTATGAGTTACTCGCCTCCTTACTTGCGCAATCCAGTCCCTGTTGGAGTGGCACCGGCATTGGTCACGCAAACAACCACTACCGTTACGCAAACAACCACTACCACAACTACTACGACACTAGCTTCACCCAGTGGGTTTACGTCTACACCATTCGCATTTACCTCCTACCCTTCTGTGACCACAACGGCTACAGTACTCACACCTGTTCTCGAAGGACAGCTTTTCTCGTCCCCTCCATCTATCGAGGCGTCCGAGTTCCCTTGGACGACGGTTGCTGTCGGAGCTGCAGAGTCGGCAGTGGGCGTGGCCGTCAGCGGAGGGTTTTCTCCAGTCGAGAGTAATGCGATTTCGTCTGTTGCGAGCGTGGGAGGTGTGTCCCCGGTTATTTCCGCTCTCGATGCGAACACGGGCAACATGTCGACGATGACATCTAGTGCTGTTTTGCCTTTTATGCCTAATGCGTCGCCCTTCATGTCAAACTCAACTTCGCCCCCACTGTCTAACGCGGCATCGCCCCTCATGTCCAGCCGGCCCTCGCCAATGATGTCCAACGTGACCTCTCCTCCCATGAGCAGCGCCGCTTCACCCGTTCTCTTGTCCAACGCGCAGCTTTCTGAAGGTGCAAAATCTATACCCCACATGGTTTCGGTCGAGGCAACTGCCACGGGCTTGGCCCTGAACTACGCTACTGCGCGCTCAAACGGGAATAGTGTTTCGGCACAGGTGAGACTTGATATTTAAATTCTATAATTGGAGTAGGAAATTCATTTCGGTTGTTTTTATTTTTCGTTAGATCGAGCCAGTCGTGTTGACAAGGTATGGCGCCGCAACCGATCTAGGACATGACCCTCGTTATTTGTCGGCGCCGGATGCGCGTTTCGGCGCCTCGACCGAACTTCCTCGCTTCTCCGCAGCTGCAACCGACATTGGCCACGGAACCTCGACTCGGGCGACGTCACCTACGCCTTCGGACCGTTACGCCTTTTCCGATGACGTGCATGAGTACCGGCCTTCGGGTGGGATACTTCGGGCTCTTTCTAGCGCGGACCATTCGGACGCTCCGTTGCCTATGCCTCGCCGACCGTTTATGGCTGCGCGTGAATCTAACGGGAGTGGTGTCACGTTTGAGGATAGCAGTGCCCAATCGAGCCCCCGCATCGGGGGTCGGAAAAAGATGATGACTATGAGTTCCTCGGAAATTGGCCATGGCCAACGGGTTGGACCCACGAGACATCAAGTCCAACGGAGCTCTTCGTCCCTTAGCATTGCTGGAAGAATCATTCGTACGCTCTCCATTGGTTCTAACAAGGCTGTACAAGACAGCGAGGCTGAAGGCTCGAGGCTGCCCCGTAAGTTGATCCGCAAGAAGATGTATTCACGCACGGGGTCAGCAATTTCTTTGGTCATTCCTGACGGTAGTGTCCCCCCAGTCCCTCCTTTGCCTCCTGGTGTTGTCTCCGGGCCGTATGCTAGTGAACATGGTCATGGCGACGGAAGTGCACTTGGCCATGGGGACAGTGTTCTCGGTCATGGAGAGAGTGTCCAAGGACATGGTCAGTATGCGAGTGGGTTTGGAAGTTCGAGTGTACTTGGGCACGGCGATCCCTCTGCTATTTCACCTGCTCCTACCCGAAATTCCTTTGCGACCACCCAATCGGCCCCGACAACCATGAGCGGATCACGAAAGCTCAGGAAGCGTCAACCTAGCAAATCGAGGCATTCCGAAGTATTTGGACGGACTTTGGCGAGCATTGACCTGAACAACGATGGTGCCGCCCGATATGTGAGCGTTCCCGATTTAGACTTGCCAGACACCAGGCTGATGGGATGAATTTGTAGCCTCCAAGGATAACAACTCAGTTTGCCCAGATGCCATTGATGGGCGACGAAAATGTGTTGACAGCTAGTGTGTGTGGTACGACCGATGATGGTCACCTAATGATACCAAGTAAGCCGGTTGTATTTTGTTGAGGTCCAGTCTGCTTATCGTGCACAGTCCGCCCGGGTCTACCTCGCCGAACCTCTTCCCAACGTCGCTGGACCATCGCCGATATGGACGATGAAGAGTTCCTTCGTCAGCTTGAGGCCAAACTTAGCGGAGTAGGCGGCCGTTTGCGGCAGAGTCGTATGCTTGAGGACTTTGCCATGGGTGTTGATGGAGACATGATTGATCTTGGTCCTGAAGACGAGCAACGCTCCCACTCCGATGATAGCCTGGCTGAGCGGGAATGGGCCCGCGCACGTCGTGCAATGATGTGTGTCCGCGAAATCGTACGCACCGAGAAGAGCTATATGCGTCACTTGAATGGGTTTATTAATAGCGAGGTGGGCGTTGAATTTCAAACTTGATGCCCTGTGTGTTCTGACGTGTTTGGCTTTGTTTAGGATGGTGCTGGAATGTCGCCCATTCTGGCAGAGCACCTCCCACGATTGATCGAGACATCGCGTATGTTCTGTGCTCGCCTTGAAGAGGATCCCTCGGCGAAGGGCGTGAGCAATGCGTTCTTGGATGTCGAGGAGGTTCTGGATGCCACCTTCGTACAATGGTCGGGTGTTGTGGGCGAAGTCATCTCTTCTACGCAACAACGGACGGACAGTCAAGCCACAAGCGAAGATGGTCACACAAGCAGTGCTGGCGTCGGGAGCGGGTCGTCATGGATTCGCCGAAGGTCCGCAACTGCGAGCTCGGCGATTCAGCCGGCGTTCCTAAGTATGACTCCAGTGAACGGAGGCAATAGCAAGAATAAAAAATCTGCCCGTGGGACCAAGTCCAAGAAGATGACGGAGCAGGATGTGGTGATTATGCCTACCCAGCGAGCGATCAGATATGTACTCATGTATCGAGGTAAATGCGCACTTCCCACTCGATGATGTGTATTTTTACTCACGCCGTATCGTATTTAGAATTATTGCTTCACACCCCTGTGACTTC
The Rhizoctonia solani chromosome 8, complete sequence DNA segment above includes these coding regions:
- a CDS encoding RhoGEF domain protein — translated: MPMTSLAPRPGPAVIQRANSLQASDTSHTSASTTDASTSNTSASTSPTKPSPVSSIGESIGSSPIVPAQLCTIPLRVARPLPIPPTPSPALTSTSTLKLSHQESQSTLGKSSLKPSISHSQTAQRRDRSRPPPSSYIPHQADDDRWVSISVLPALAERTDTSERQVNTGARVTKHKRSASAGPKLANNPPVNPTDTKAAFPKHTTRITPTPKALPDLPSHTQPVTIRQNETSWKLEFRGVVKLVRWVSRRDKRAESGVEDERAEDLDEKELSMDRKGYSVASLGRKSRDSSAKPRPITGSAGVASRPRPISLARPHPKLDLVSDKDEEGKEPNKRRLTKSNPIMFGRTSNELKKQPSIELKKEGSKTGPANRSGRRSSSDAARKVLSGATLGIGRQPGAEGTSRPTVEADLGMALNGGGVFVPEASLSVSSNSALASFIAPVEPAAGPSTLRSSTAPVSTMSYSPPYLRNPVPVGVAPALVTQTTTTVTQTTTTTTTTTLASPSGFTSTPFAFTSYPSVTTTATVLTPVLEGQLFSSPPSIEASEFPWTTVAVGAAESAVGVAVSGGFSPVESNAISSVASVGGVSPVISALDANTGNMSTMTSSAVLPFMPNASPFMSNSTSPPLSNAASPLMSSRPSPMMSNVTSPPMSSAASPVLLSNAQLSEGAKSIPHMVSVEATATGLALNYATARSNGNSVSAQIEPVVLTRYGAATDLGHDPRYLSAPDARFGASTELPRFSAAATDIGHGTSTRATSPTPSDRYAFSDDVHEYRPSGGILRALSSADHSDAPLPMPRRPFMAARESNGSGVTFEDSSAQSSPRIGGRKKMMTMSSSEIGHGQRVGPTRHQVQRSSSSLSIAGRIIRTLSIGSNKAVQDSEAEGSRLPRKLIRKKMYSRTGSAISLVIPDGSVPPVPPLPPGVVSGPYASEHGHGDGSALGHGDSVLGHGESVQGHGQYASGFGSSSVLGHGDPSAISPAPTRNSFATTQSAPTTMSGSRKLRKRQPSKSRHSEVFGRTLASIDLNNDGAARYPPRITTQFAQMPLMGDENVLTASVCGTTDDGHLMIPIRPGLPRRTSSQRRWTIADMDDEEFLRQLEAKLSGVGGRLRQSRMLEDFAMGVDGDMIDLGPEDEQRSHSDDSLAEREWARARRAMMCVREIVRTEKSYMRHLNGFINSEDGAGMSPILAEHLPRLIETSRMFCARLEEDPSAKGVSNAFLDVEEVLDATFVQWSGVVGEVISSTQQRTDSQATSEDGHTSSAGVGSGSSWIRRRSATASSAIQPAFLSMTPVNGGNSKNKKSARGTKSKKMTEQDVVIMPTQRAIRYVLMYRELLLHTPVTSASRPLVERALQGATRIARRCDEAQNHADHILSPPSQ